The Vibrio splendidus genome has a window encoding:
- a CDS encoding glycerophosphodiester phosphodiesterase family protein: MILKGIRVLISIFCLVLICFWVAFVIGPSMSVVIDVWRGNVKAYPNEHNNIPNIIGNSGGLIAHAGGGINGLKYTNSLEAMEQSIEHGFKMVELDLLISSDGRIVAVHDWKTFHEMTNSNNTGSISSKEFESKIIYDKYKTLNISTAIDILDENDVVLVTDKIKNLALLSKYIIDKDKSIIEVFSIDKYNEAIDLGFNNVALNIDLNTPFILDWIDLNKIKAVTYRGDNLGSLGSEYKKAIELSNMGVSSMIYSTNDLDLDGIKASGIGNFALYVDFVLPSDEL; this comes from the coding sequence ATGATACTTAAAGGAATCAGAGTCTTAATATCAATATTTTGTCTAGTTCTCATATGTTTTTGGGTAGCTTTTGTTATCGGCCCTTCGATGAGTGTAGTCATTGATGTATGGAGAGGCAATGTAAAGGCATACCCAAATGAACATAATAACATCCCTAATATTATCGGTAATTCTGGTGGTTTGATCGCACATGCCGGTGGGGGAATCAACGGATTAAAATATACAAACTCCTTAGAAGCGATGGAGCAATCAATTGAACATGGATTCAAGATGGTAGAGTTAGATCTACTTATCTCATCGGATGGAAGGATTGTTGCTGTTCATGATTGGAAGACTTTTCACGAAATGACAAATTCTAATAATACTGGGTCTATTAGTTCTAAAGAATTTGAATCAAAGATAATTTATGATAAATATAAAACATTAAATATATCTACAGCTATTGATATTCTAGATGAAAATGACGTGGTGTTAGTTACGGATAAAATAAAAAATCTTGCCTTGCTTTCAAAATATATAATAGATAAAGATAAATCTATTATCGAAGTATTCAGTATAGATAAATATAATGAAGCAATAGATTTAGGTTTTAATAATGTCGCATTAAATATAGATCTAAATACACCATTTATTCTTGATTGGATTGATTTAAATAAAATTAAGGCTGTGACGTATCGGGGTGATAACCTTGGCTCGCTTGGGAGTGAGTATAAGAAGGCGATAGAACTAAGCAACATGGGGGTTTCTTCCATGATCTATTCGACAAATGATTTAGACTTGGATGGTATTAAAGCTTCTGGAATCGGAAATTTTGCGTTATATGTCGACTTTGTTCTTCCATCAGATGAACTCTAA